Part of the Sulfurimonas denitrificans DSM 1251 genome is shown below.
TATAGAGCTATTTGGCGACTCTTGCCACTGTGACTGTGAATATGAAAATATCTTGTTATCTGATTCTGTATAGTCCATATCCAAAGAGAGCAAAGAGGGAGTGCTAAATGCTTGAGAGATTTTTAACGATTTATCTCTACAACCGCTGGCGCTGCTCTTTATCTGAGTATCTTTAGTGATAACTCTAAACTCACTTACATGTGGTTTTATAGTTGTGCATCCGACAAATAAAAAAATCGTTATTAGTGCAAAAAAAATCTTCATATTACTTCTCCCCTGGTCCTTTTTTAATCTGTTCTTGCATAAAGAGTACATCAGCTGGACTTCTATCATGGTCTCTTAGAGTCTCTTCCATTTTAATTATAAGGTTTTGCATCTCTATGAGTGTATTGTTTAAAGTTGGTAAAATATCATTTGTAATCTCTTTAATATTAAAATCTCCACTCTTCACTGCACTTTTAAATGCGTCCATAGACTCTTTAATTCCTAAATAACTATTTGAAATTGAACCAAATGAACTCGATATTTTGTCTTCCCAAACTATGCTGCTATCTATAAATTTTGCAATTCGTGGAAGCATTTCATCGAGTTTTTCAGAAGCACTATTTAGATTTTTCATAGTTTCTTGAAAGTTCTCAATTGTCTCATCATCTAAGGTTTTGTTTAATTTTGAGATAAAAATATTGCTATTTCTCAAAAGAAGAGTTATCTCTTTTTGATTTTCATCTCTTAATGCGCCACTAAGACGTTGAAGCGTATCTGATAAATTTAGAGTAATATCGCCAAGCGTATTTTCAAGTTTTATCAAAAGAGATGGAATAGTTTTTATAACAGGGTAC
Proteins encoded:
- a CDS encoding MlaD family protein, which produces MNNRANYSLIGFLMIVGIFLMLGFGYWLLKPSQDIEMKTYAIYFEESVLGLNLDAPVKFRGISVGKVTSLSINPNNSEEVVVLVSVLKSTPIKSSTMAQLTSQGITGLSYINLSYGDDSAPLLKKEDAEAYPVIKTIPSLLIKLENTLGDITLNLSDTLQRLSGALRDENQKEITLLLRNSNIFISKLNKTLDDETIENFQETMKNLNSASEKLDEMLPRIAKFIDSSIVWEDKISSSFGSISNSYLGIKESMDAFKSAVKSGDFNIKEITNDILPTLNNTLIEMQNLIIKMEETLRDHDRSPADVLFMQEQIKKGPGEK